A stretch of Gemmatimonas aurantiaca T-27 DNA encodes these proteins:
- a CDS encoding tetratricopeptide repeat protein: MSHPFLSSEEYDERAHALYNEGQFDEALELLREGLSLYPAAVELHVGAGYARLAREEYAWARRSFEEALLLDPEHEDALAGLGEVLLKFGQIDAGFRAFERTLTLGYDDDVDLMLQIGRALFREGYVDMSLTYFERAVHHAEDSSEAVACIGYAQHRLGNDAEAMAALRQAVTIDPQFAEARVYLANILYDAGDLEAALREFEQTSPEDHWDELGIWRLIELKKSIYRLPESDGEFKPWEARLKELAGEPDAIDDLLNQIEQAAMDASEEVSAAPSSGQLETLGTLLTGLASQQAESGLDLNVDLAAEALASSHVLSADAGTHRVIMRDGTTFEGTWEEIVKALRDARDAGRSLEEYMAVEARRFYGATGTRVDSHAPEAFIRGSADAGMLRIVR, translated from the coding sequence ATGTCCCACCCGTTCCTGAGTTCCGAGGAGTACGACGAACGCGCCCACGCCCTGTACAACGAAGGGCAGTTCGATGAGGCGCTCGAGTTGTTGCGCGAGGGACTCTCGCTGTATCCCGCTGCGGTGGAATTGCATGTGGGGGCCGGCTACGCGCGACTCGCGCGCGAGGAGTACGCCTGGGCACGGCGCAGTTTCGAGGAAGCCTTGCTGCTCGATCCCGAACATGAGGACGCCCTCGCCGGACTCGGTGAAGTGCTGCTCAAGTTCGGACAAATCGACGCGGGGTTCCGCGCATTCGAGCGAACGCTCACGCTCGGATACGATGACGATGTGGATCTCATGCTGCAGATCGGCCGGGCCCTGTTCCGCGAAGGATACGTCGACATGTCGCTGACGTATTTCGAGCGGGCCGTGCATCATGCCGAAGACTCCAGCGAAGCCGTGGCCTGCATCGGCTATGCGCAGCACCGTTTGGGCAACGACGCGGAAGCGATGGCGGCGTTGCGGCAGGCGGTCACCATCGATCCGCAGTTCGCAGAAGCGCGCGTCTATCTCGCCAACATCCTGTACGATGCCGGCGATCTCGAGGCCGCGTTGCGTGAGTTCGAACAGACCTCGCCGGAAGATCACTGGGATGAACTCGGGATCTGGCGGCTGATCGAACTCAAGAAGTCCATCTACCGGCTCCCGGAAAGCGACGGCGAATTCAAGCCGTGGGAGGCACGCTTGAAGGAACTGGCCGGTGAACCCGATGCCATCGACGACCTGCTCAATCAGATCGAGCAGGCCGCCATGGACGCGTCCGAGGAAGTCTCGGCTGCCCCGTCATCGGGGCAGCTGGAGACGCTCGGCACGTTGCTCACCGGATTGGCCAGCCAGCAGGCGGAATCCGGCCTCGACCTCAATGTCGATCTGGCCGCCGAAGCCCTGGCATCATCGCACGTGCTGAGCGCCGACGCGGGCACGCATCGGGTCATCATGCGTGATGGCACGACGTTCGAAGGCACCTGGGAAGAGATCGTGAAGGCCCTGCGTGATGCGCGGGATGCTGGCCGATCTCTCGAGGAGTACATGGCTGTGGAAGCGCGCCGGTTTTATGGCGCGACCGGTACGCGTGTCGACTCTCATGCCCCGGAAGCATTCATCCGGGGGAGTGCCGACGCTGGCATGCTCCGCATCGTGCGCTGA
- a CDS encoding pseudouridine-5'-phosphate glycosidase, with the protein MSERLLRPRATSTVFEALERGAALVALESSVLAQGLEPPYNREAARRMTEAVTAVGAIPVITAISRGTPTLGLDDEDLERFLQRDGVRKVSARDLGIAMADGADGATTVAATLALCALGGLEVFATGGIGGVHRDAPFDESADLIELSRTPVIVVCAGAKSILDLPATLERLETLGVPVVGCGTDELPGFFSLSTGLRLTSRLDRPEQIARAWRAHRALGRESAMLVVQPPPADVAIPADIVDAATRAALQAASLAGIRGAAVTPYLLAQIQQRTEGRSVSANLALLEANARLAGQIAVALVEGTP; encoded by the coding sequence GTGAGTGAGCGCCTGCTTCGGCCGCGCGCCACATCGACCGTGTTCGAAGCGCTCGAACGCGGTGCGGCACTGGTTGCGCTCGAAAGCTCGGTGCTGGCGCAGGGACTCGAGCCGCCGTACAACCGCGAGGCGGCTCGGCGCATGACCGAGGCGGTGACAGCGGTCGGAGCGATACCGGTCATCACCGCCATTTCCCGGGGGACGCCCACCCTCGGCCTCGATGACGAGGATCTCGAGCGGTTCCTGCAGCGTGATGGAGTTCGAAAGGTCTCCGCACGCGATCTGGGCATTGCCATGGCCGACGGGGCCGATGGTGCCACCACCGTTGCGGCCACCTTGGCGCTGTGTGCGTTGGGGGGACTCGAGGTGTTTGCCACCGGCGGTATTGGTGGGGTCCACCGGGATGCGCCGTTCGATGAGTCGGCCGATCTGATCGAACTATCCCGTACCCCGGTGATCGTGGTGTGCGCGGGGGCCAAGTCCATCCTCGACTTGCCGGCCACACTCGAGCGGTTGGAGACACTCGGGGTACCGGTGGTCGGCTGTGGCACCGACGAACTGCCAGGGTTTTTTTCGCTCAGCACGGGGCTCAGGCTCACGTCCCGGTTGGATCGACCGGAGCAGATCGCCCGCGCCTGGCGGGCGCACCGGGCTCTGGGGCGCGAGAGTGCCATGCTGGTGGTGCAGCCTCCGCCGGCCGATGTCGCGATTCCTGCAGACATCGTCGATGCGGCGACCCGGGCGGCCCTGCAGGCGGCCAGTCTCGCGGGGATTCGCGGGGCGGCCGTCACGCCGTACCTGCTGGCTCAGATTCAACAGCGAACAGAAGGACGGTCCGTGTCTGCCAATCTCGCGCTGCTGGAAGCCAACGCGCGACTGGCGGGACAGATCGCGGTGGCGTTGGTCGAGGGAACTCCGTGA